The following are encoded together in the Persephonella sp. genome:
- a CDS encoding radical SAM protein yields MLRITEYIKKTLKGEKIKPFPGVILIWNLTNVCNLFCQHCYSSANTVRTGEPTLEDIKAQIPYLKKAGVRYLILSGGEPLLREDIFDIARLFNESGFITTLSTNGILISEKNIDRIKENFSYVGISIDGDEETHDRFRGMKGAFKRSLNGIRLVLQAGIKTGMRFTITSQTYRSIPYIFKLAEKENIPKIYFSHLVYSGRGRNLSQAEKEEYKKIVYQIINKAFEYVEKGIPIDIVTGNNEADAVLFYKIFKERYPEKAELLYENLKIWGGNQAGVRIADIDYRGFVKPDTYFPLKLGNIYEKDFYQIWNSNGILSKLRQHPRPVKGKCEECSFLDICNGNSRSRAYAVYGDYFAEDPECYI; encoded by the coding sequence ATGCTAAGGATAACTGAATACATTAAAAAAACATTAAAAGGTGAAAAGATAAAACCCTTTCCGGGAGTTATCCTGATATGGAATCTGACAAATGTTTGTAATCTTTTCTGTCAGCACTGTTATTCCTCTGCAAACACTGTAAGGACAGGTGAACCCACATTAGAAGATATAAAAGCTCAAATACCATATCTAAAAAAGGCAGGGGTAAGATACCTGATCCTTTCAGGAGGAGAGCCTCTGCTCAGAGAAGATATATTTGATATAGCAAGACTTTTTAATGAAAGCGGCTTTATAACAACCCTTTCAACAAACGGTATTCTTATTTCAGAAAAAAATATAGACAGGATAAAAGAAAATTTTTCCTATGTTGGAATAAGCATAGATGGAGACGAGGAGACACACGACAGATTTAGAGGAATGAAAGGGGCTTTCAAAAGATCACTTAACGGGATCAGGCTTGTTCTTCAGGCTGGAATAAAAACAGGAATGAGATTCACAATAACATCCCAGACATACCGCTCTATTCCTTATATCTTTAAGCTTGCAGAAAAAGAAAACATACCAAAAATATATTTTTCTCATCTTGTTTATTCAGGTAGAGGAAGAAATTTGTCGCAGGCAGAAAAAGAGGAGTATAAAAAGATAGTTTATCAGATTATAAATAAGGCTTTTGAGTATGTTGAAAAAGGTATTCCTATAGACATAGTTACAGGCAACAATGAAGCTGATGCTGTTTTGTTTTACAAGATTTTTAAAGAAAGATACCCTGAAAAAGCTGAACTTCTTTATGAAAATCTAAAGATATGGGGAGGAAACCAGGCAGGGGTAAGGATAGCGGACATAGATTACAGGGGATTTGTGAAGCCGGACACATACTTTCCTTTAAAACTTGGAAATATTTATGAAAAAGATTTTTACCAGATATGGAACTCTAACGGAATACTGTCCAAACTCAGACAGCACCCAAGACCTGTAAAAGGAAAATGTGAGGAATGCAGTTTTTTAGATATATGCAACGGAAATTCCCGCTCAAGGGCTTATGCTGTTTATGGTGATTACTTTGCGGAGGATCCAGAATGCTACATCTGA
- a CDS encoding cytochrome D1 domain-containing protein has translation MLHLILAIVLIFQIAFAEKLYVVERERGSLAVIQDNKLVKEIKDLGNLNHSIVKTSGDYSYCIARNGYFSKIDNRTDKVIKKIKPGKSGIGFNFVKNYIAIAHYDPKKVTVLTKDLEIKKVIDTGSRNVGIKPYKNLLVFSLMDKDQIWVLDADKDFEVVHKVKDAGKMPFDALIHKNRYIVGFFKERGVGILDLDNFSYKKAVFRSDSKQEVVFKIPHFGTWGIFDNKALIPAVGEKRAYVVDIEKMNVIKHINLPGLPVFISVSPNKDIAVVNFSGDKDHLLSVIDLKKLQVIKTFPAGKRVMHMRFSKDGKKLYLSSYFDNSLKVYDTKSWKLIKEITVPTPSGIFIVR, from the coding sequence ATGCTACATCTGATACTGGCTATAGTTTTAATTTTTCAGATAGCCTTTGCTGAAAAACTTTATGTAGTTGAAAGGGAAAGAGGATCTCTTGCTGTTATTCAAGATAATAAACTGGTGAAAGAGATAAAAGATCTTGGTAACCTCAATCATTCAATCGTAAAAACCTCCGGTGATTACAGCTACTGTATTGCCAGAAATGGATATTTTTCAAAAATAGACAACAGGACAGACAAGGTTATAAAAAAGATAAAACCTGGAAAAAGTGGAATAGGTTTTAACTTTGTAAAAAATTATATAGCCATTGCCCATTATGATCCCAAAAAAGTAACAGTGCTGACAAAAGATCTTGAAATTAAAAAAGTTATAGATACAGGATCAAGAAATGTTGGGATAAAACCTTATAAAAATCTTCTTGTTTTTTCATTAATGGATAAAGATCAGATATGGGTTCTTGATGCAGATAAAGATTTTGAGGTTGTTCACAAGGTAAAAGATGCAGGGAAAATGCCTTTTGACGCTCTGATACACAAAAATAGATACATTGTGGGCTTTTTTAAAGAAAGAGGGGTGGGGATACTTGATCTTGATAACTTCAGCTATAAAAAGGCTGTTTTCAGATCAGATAGTAAGCAGGAAGTTGTTTTTAAAATACCCCATTTTGGAACGTGGGGGATTTTTGACAATAAGGCTTTAATTCCGGCTGTTGGGGAAAAAAGAGCTTATGTTGTTGATATTGAAAAAATGAATGTAATAAAACATATTAATCTTCCCGGTCTTCCAGTTTTCATATCTGTTTCCCCAAATAAAGACATTGCTGTTGTAAATTTCAGCGGAGATAAAGACCACCTGCTTTCTGTTATAGATCTTAAAAAACTTCAGGTTATCAAAACATTCCCTGCAGGAAAAAGGGTGATGCATATGAGATTTTCAAAAGATGGAAAAAAGCTGTATCTTTCATCATACTTTGATAACTCTTTAAAGGTGTATGATACAAAAAGCTGGAAATTAATTAAGGAAATAACAGTTCCAACACCTTCAGGAATTTTTATTGTTAGATAA
- the cobA gene encoding uroporphyrinogen-III C-methyltransferase has protein sequence MGKVYIVGAGPGDPELLTIKALKVIRKADVILYDRLINPEILFHAKPGCELVYVGKEDGKHILEQEKINFLLYEFAKNNETVVRLKGGDPFVFGRGGEEAIFLKEKGIPFEIIPGITSAISVPLYAGVPVTHRGTASSFAVVTGHGSKGKFPDINWDALAGIDTVIFLMGVSNRQKIAQNLIKAGKNPDTPVIFIEKGTTNEQKEIESTLKEVAEGEVKVHPPAIFLVGEVVKLREKINWLEDVLGRVKV, from the coding sequence ATGGGAAAGGTATACATAGTAGGGGCAGGACCGGGAGACCCTGAACTGCTCACAATAAAAGCCCTAAAGGTAATAAGAAAAGCTGATGTTATACTTTACGACAGGCTAATAAACCCTGAAATACTATTCCATGCAAAGCCAGGGTGTGAACTTGTTTACGTAGGAAAAGAAGATGGAAAACACATTCTTGAGCAGGAAAAGATAAATTTTCTTCTTTATGAGTTTGCAAAAAATAATGAAACTGTAGTCAGGCTTAAAGGCGGTGATCCTTTTGTTTTTGGAAGGGGAGGAGAAGAGGCGATTTTTTTAAAAGAAAAGGGTATTCCTTTTGAGATAATTCCGGGAATAACCTCTGCCATCTCTGTTCCCCTTTACGCAGGAGTTCCTGTTACCCATAGAGGAACTGCTTCGTCATTTGCTGTTGTTACAGGACACGGATCAAAGGGTAAGTTTCCCGATATTAACTGGGATGCCCTTGCAGGTATTGACACAGTTATTTTCCTTATGGGTGTTTCAAACAGGCAGAAGATAGCACAAAACCTTATAAAAGCCGGTAAAAACCCTGACACACCTGTGATCTTTATAGAAAAAGGAACAACTAATGAACAGAAAGAGATTGAATCAACATTGAAAGAAGTGGCTGAAGGGGAGGTAAAGGTTCACCCTCCTGCTATATTCCTTGTTGGGGAAGTGGTTAAACTGAGGGAAAAAATAAACTGGCTTGAAGATGTTTTAGGGAGAGTAAAGGTATGA
- a CDS encoding Lrp/AsnC family transcriptional regulator, which yields MIQLSDFEKSLLKIVQGEIPVNDRPFSHIAQNLGSTEEEVIKTLKNLKEKKIIRQISPIYDTKSLGYDSSLVAFKVNGDIEKVAEIINTHPGVSHNYQRTDDFNIWFTIAVPPDSEFGLEKTVQLLAEISDVDDYVILKTVKLYKIGVKLSFEDIREKDTVKRDDNKKNNINLTEIDKKIIKITQEDIPLVEKPFEILAQKADLPQEHIIQKLQFYKENGVMRRFAAILYHRKAGFKANGMTVWNVPPDREDEVGYKLASFRSVSHCYKRTTNEKWRYNIFSMIHGKTKEELENFVFDISQEIGIKDFKILYSTKEFKKRRIKYFSDQFYKWEVEIKNGRYTGSDIKS from the coding sequence ATGATACAGCTATCTGATTTTGAAAAAAGTCTTTTAAAAATTGTTCAGGGAGAGATACCTGTAAACGACAGACCTTTTAGTCATATAGCACAGAATTTAGGATCAACAGAAGAAGAAGTGATAAAAACATTAAAAAATTTAAAAGAAAAAAAAATTATCAGGCAGATATCTCCTATTTATGATACAAAATCTCTGGGATACGACAGCTCTCTTGTTGCTTTCAAAGTAAATGGTGACATTGAGAAAGTGGCAGAGATTATAAATACCCACCCGGGAGTGAGTCACAACTACCAGAGAACTGATGATTTTAACATCTGGTTTACTATAGCTGTTCCCCCTGACAGTGAGTTTGGTCTTGAAAAAACTGTCCAGCTTCTTGCTGAAATTTCCGATGTTGATGATTATGTGATTTTAAAAACTGTTAAGCTTTACAAGATCGGGGTTAAATTAAGTTTTGAAGATATAAGAGAAAAAGATACAGTAAAAAGAGATGATAATAAAAAAAATAATATAAACTTAACAGAGATAGATAAAAAAATCATAAAGATAACCCAGGAAGACATTCCCCTTGTGGAAAAACCTTTTGAGATTTTGGCACAAAAGGCAGATCTGCCACAGGAGCACATTATCCAAAAACTGCAATTTTACAAGGAAAATGGTGTAATGAGAAGGTTTGCTGCGATCCTTTACCACAGAAAAGCTGGATTTAAGGCTAACGGCATGACCGTATGGAATGTTCCACCGGATAGGGAGGACGAAGTTGGATATAAACTTGCCTCTTTTAGATCAGTGAGCCATTGTTATAAAAGAACCACAAATGAAAAATGGAGATATAACATTTTTTCAATGATACACGGGAAAACGAAAGAAGAGCTGGAAAATTTTGTTTTTGATATTTCTCAGGAAATAGGAATAAAAGATTTCAAAATTCTTTACTCAACAAAAGAGTTTAAAAAGAGAAGAATTAAATATTTTTCTGATCAGTTTTACAAATGGGAGGTGGAAATAAAAAATGGAAGATATACTGGATCAGATATCAAAAGTTAA
- a CDS encoding V4R domain-containing protein → MEDILDQISKVKRDKLGTDIPILIFRVLRHYTNVYASDLLGEKASNILFINAGKALGEALGQRLYDEDINKYLENISKFVEDEKIGILKITHLDDNKLVVQLDECITCAGMDNIGKRICFFEVGLVAGLVENYLGKRVLAQETKCNANGEGTCEVTVNFG, encoded by the coding sequence ATGGAAGATATACTGGATCAGATATCAAAAGTTAAAAGAGATAAACTTGGAACAGACATACCGATACTTATCTTTAGAGTTTTAAGACATTACACAAATGTTTATGCGTCAGATCTACTGGGAGAGAAGGCATCAAATATACTTTTTATAAATGCAGGAAAAGCTCTTGGTGAGGCACTTGGACAAAGGCTATACGATGAAGATATAAACAAATATCTTGAAAACATAAGCAAGTTTGTTGAAGATGAAAAAATAGGGATTTTGAAAATTACTCATTTAGATGATAATAAACTTGTTGTTCAGCTTGATGAATGTATAACATGTGCCGGTATGGATAACATAGGAAAGAGGATATGCTTTTTTGAGGTTGGGCTTGTTGCTGGACTTGTTGAAAATTATCTTGGGAAAAGGGTTTTAGCTCAGGAAACTAAGTGCAACGCCAATGGTGAAGGAACCTGTGAAGTAACTGTAAATTTTGGTTAA
- a CDS encoding cbb3-type cytochrome c oxidase subunit I: protein MSNLMDQTTKKWFLIFVLSTIAAVGLFTVLTVHQIKNVPPIPQEVRGTQTLYTYDDIVQGKAYFQKYVLMDHGTLLGNGAYIGPDYTAWILHEKIVNLREIYAQEKFGREYSELSPEEKTQIDFLVTQDVRQKSTLKEGVTQLTPQHEKAWLKVKEKLVEFLVKGNPQYAWIGGLVKPEEAEKMAAFIDWTTLVAVTPRPSAAPKEEVTTIKSLGEPMSVYKNLNMHPTYTNNWPPEPAIGLDATYSSLFWSLIAFMACWALTIVVMWAFYDYFLKFDTHKEVDASLKITKLTPMQEKVIKYVPLVPLFFVLQTLLGGYMAHLYADPAHSWIIPQSLLPFNVAREFHLNLAVLWIAIGWLAGGLFIAPLASGGKDFKFPVAVDILWIALLIVGGGGLIGLWLGALGKLPDSLWFWLGSEGREYIELGRLWDIGLVVGLVLWFTIVFFTVRKAEKITPPLAMIIWSAFAIAVLYMAGMAPLHKIMPNFTIDDYFRWWVVHLWVENTFELFAAGTLAFLTVALGLVSARFATIMMFFEAFLIVAAGTIGTGHHYFWMGENEYWIAWGGVLSSLEPLPLVILMIEATKEYLHIKGKGDAFPFRMAFLWLAGSAFLNWLGAGFYGMLINLPIINYYEHGTYFGMAHGHVALLGAFGYISIAFLYFIARANALAKGLHWDEKVSNLGFWLTTGGIFLFAFPVLVIGEKQMEWAYNYGYWVARTREVLEGMGFWLWIRLIPDIMIVAGAILILVDLVYKLYLSRKEAPVTATT from the coding sequence ATGAGTAATTTGATGGATCAAACCACAAAGAAGTGGTTTCTGATCTTTGTTCTTTCCACAATAGCTGCGGTAGGTTTATTCACCGTGCTTACAGTTCACCAGATCAAGAATGTTCCTCCAATTCCGCAAGAGGTTAGGGGAACTCAAACCCTTTACACTTACGATGATATCGTTCAGGGTAAGGCTTACTTTCAAAAATATGTTCTTATGGATCACGGAACACTTCTTGGAAATGGTGCTTACATAGGTCCTGACTACACAGCATGGATACTCCACGAAAAAATTGTAAATCTAAGGGAAATTTATGCTCAGGAAAAGTTTGGCAGAGAATACTCTGAACTTTCTCCAGAAGAAAAAACTCAGATTGATTTTCTCGTTACCCAAGATGTAAGACAAAAGTCCACTTTAAAGGAAGGTGTCACACAGCTAACACCACAGCATGAAAAAGCCTGGCTAAAAGTCAAGGAAAAACTTGTTGAATTTCTTGTAAAAGGAAATCCTCAGTACGCATGGATTGGAGGTCTCGTAAAACCTGAAGAAGCCGAAAAGATGGCTGCATTTATTGACTGGACAACACTTGTAGCTGTTACACCCAGACCTTCTGCTGCTCCTAAAGAAGAGGTGACCACTATAAAATCCTTAGGCGAACCTATGAGCGTTTACAAAAATCTTAATATGCACCCAACATACACAAACAACTGGCCTCCTGAACCTGCTATAGGCTTAGATGCTACTTACTCATCACTTTTCTGGTCTTTGATAGCCTTTATGGCTTGTTGGGCATTAACAATTGTTGTGATGTGGGCATTCTACGATTACTTCCTGAAGTTTGATACACATAAAGAAGTAGATGCTTCTCTCAAAATAACAAAACTTACACCAATGCAGGAAAAAGTAATAAAGTATGTTCCTCTTGTTCCACTGTTCTTCGTTCTTCAAACGCTTTTAGGTGGTTACATGGCTCACCTATACGCTGATCCTGCCCATAGCTGGATCATACCCCAGTCACTGCTTCCATTTAATGTTGCAAGGGAATTTCATCTGAACCTTGCTGTTCTGTGGATCGCAATAGGCTGGCTTGCTGGGGGACTTTTCATAGCTCCTCTTGCGTCAGGAGGTAAGGACTTTAAATTCCCTGTGGCTGTTGACATTCTGTGGATAGCTCTGCTTATTGTTGGAGGTGGTGGTCTTATCGGACTATGGCTTGGCGCTTTAGGAAAATTACCTGATTCACTCTGGTTCTGGCTTGGATCTGAAGGAAGGGAGTATATTGAGCTGGGTAGATTGTGGGATATAGGTCTTGTTGTGGGACTTGTTTTGTGGTTCACAATAGTATTCTTTACTGTAAGAAAAGCAGAAAAGATTACACCACCTCTTGCAATGATAATATGGTCAGCATTTGCTATAGCCGTTCTGTATATGGCAGGAATGGCACCACTGCATAAGATAATGCCTAACTTTACAATAGATGATTACTTTAGATGGTGGGTTGTCCACCTGTGGGTTGAAAACACATTTGAGCTGTTTGCTGCAGGAACTCTCGCATTCTTAACTGTTGCCCTGGGTCTTGTCAGTGCAAGATTTGCAACGATAATGATGTTCTTTGAGGCATTCCTGATTGTTGCTGCAGGAACAATAGGAACAGGACACCACTACTTCTGGATGGGAGAAAATGAATACTGGATAGCCTGGGGAGGAGTTCTTTCATCTCTTGAGCCTCTTCCACTTGTTATACTGATGATTGAAGCAACAAAAGAATACCTCCATATTAAAGGGAAAGGAGATGCCTTCCCATTCAGAATGGCGTTCCTGTGGCTGGCAGGTTCTGCATTCCTCAACTGGCTTGGTGCAGGATTTTATGGAATGCTTATAAACCTTCCTATAATCAACTACTACGAACACGGAACATACTTTGGAATGGCTCACGGACACGTTGCTCTCCTTGGAGCGTTTGGATACATCTCAATAGCATTCCTTTACTTCATAGCAAGGGCTAACGCACTTGCAAAAGGTCTCCACTGGGACGAAAAAGTGTCAAACCTCGGCTTCTGGCTTACAACAGGCGGTATATTCCTGTTTGCATTCCCCGTTCTGGTAATAGGTGAAAAACAGATGGAATGGGCATACAACTACGGATACTGGGTGGCAAGAACAAGAGAAGTTCTTGAAGGAATGGGATTCTGGCTGTGGATAAGACTGATACCTGACATTATGATAGTTGCAGGAGCTATCCTGATACTTGTTGATCTGGTGTACAAACTGTATCTATCCAGGAAAGAAGCACCTGTTACAGCAACAACTTGA
- a CDS encoding cupin domain-containing protein, which translates to MSIKIYPVSERFDPVKPVSEKMIATDNLVVVHFYLKEGQKIPLHASKSDVFVTVLKGKGKFYYGSENSYEALETGESLYYQPEEPHGFEAEEDMIVQAIISPNPQKKITL; encoded by the coding sequence ATGAGTATAAAAATCTATCCAGTTTCTGAGAGGTTTGATCCTGTTAAACCTGTATCTGAAAAGATGATAGCAACAGACAACCTCGTTGTTGTCCATTTTTATCTGAAAGAAGGACAGAAAATTCCCCTACATGCTTCAAAATCCGATGTTTTTGTTACTGTTTTAAAAGGAAAAGGAAAATTTTACTACGGATCTGAGAACAGTTATGAGGCACTTGAGACAGGAGAATCTCTTTATTACCAGCCTGAGGAACCACACGGATTTGAGGCTGAAGAAGATATGATTGTTCAGGCTATTATATCACCTAACCCTCAGAAAAAAATAACTTTGTAA
- a CDS encoding Rrf2 family transcriptional regulator, with product MLSAACKDSIRAMIYIAKLQKEGFKEKFISIHKIAEDLGLSFYFLSKNFQKLVKAGLLESHRGPQGGVRLLKRPSEIRLIDIVEVIDGMEFFNNCILGFEECSDENPCTIHNLWAKKREEIYNMFSSTTLEDAIKNIDKFSNVKV from the coding sequence ATGCTCTCTGCCGCATGTAAAGACTCAATAAGAGCAATGATTTATATTGCAAAACTTCAAAAAGAAGGATTTAAAGAAAAGTTTATATCTATACATAAAATAGCAGAAGATTTAGGGCTATCATTCTACTTTTTATCTAAAAACTTTCAAAAGCTTGTCAAGGCAGGACTGCTTGAGTCCCACAGGGGACCTCAGGGAGGGGTAAGGCTTTTAAAAAGACCTTCAGAGATAAGGCTTATTGATATAGTTGAGGTAATAGATGGTATGGAATTTTTTAATAACTGTATTCTTGGATTTGAGGAATGTTCTGATGAAAATCCCTGCACAATTCACAATCTATGGGCTAAAAAAAGAGAAGAGATTTATAACATGTTTAGCAGTACAACCCTTGAAGATGCAATAAAAAATATAGATAAATTTAGCAACGTGAAGGTGTAA
- a CDS encoding hemerythrin domain-containing protein, translated as MSFKKVKDILNQLTQEHVVFLKKTEELKEKLDNQFSEDVLDELMDFIKKDVLEHARVEEEDLEKALEEAGITDFDVEALNFGHRTLDEIIQHLEYLIDLYKKGERKYRGRDLKSEIIKTADEFFQTLKDHFTEEEDFFFPDILKYDIERFE; from the coding sequence ATGAGTTTTAAGAAAGTGAAGGATATACTTAACCAATTAACTCAGGAGCATGTTGTTTTTTTGAAAAAAACAGAAGAACTAAAAGAAAAGCTTGATAATCAGTTTTCTGAAGATGTTCTTGATGAGCTGATGGATTTTATAAAAAAAGATGTTTTAGAACATGCCAGAGTTGAAGAGGAAGATCTTGAAAAGGCACTTGAGGAGGCTGGAATTACAGATTTTGATGTTGAAGCTCTTAATTTTGGGCACAGAACACTTGACGAAATAATACAGCATCTTGAATACCTGATTGATCTTTATAAAAAGGGAGAAAGAAAGTATAGAGGAAGGGATCTTAAATCTGAGATTATAAAAACTGCAGATGAATTTTTCCAGACACTTAAAGATCATTTTACAGAAGAAGAGGACTTTTTCTTTCCGGATATCCTCAAATACGACATAGAGAGGTTTGAGTAA
- a CDS encoding CopD family protein, producing MDSLVMAVHILVASFWIGGMLFMVLALSPYVRKLPEDISVKAYQEVGKRYSFWGTVVGLPILFLTGLYNMNTMGVSFSDLLGWKNPYASTLHHKIHLFILTVILAVIHDFYVGPRSHLAKKFKVAARVIGVLNLILGISIIYLAAKLRMGG from the coding sequence ATGGACAGTTTAGTAATGGCTGTACATATACTTGTGGCTTCTTTCTGGATAGGAGGAATGCTTTTTATGGTGCTTGCCCTTTCTCCTTATGTTAGAAAACTGCCTGAAGATATAAGCGTAAAGGCTTATCAGGAAGTTGGAAAAAGATACAGCTTCTGGGGAACAGTTGTAGGACTGCCTATACTGTTTTTAACAGGACTATACAACATGAATACTATGGGTGTATCTTTTTCTGATCTTTTAGGCTGGAAAAATCCTTACGCATCAACTCTACACCACAAGATTCATTTATTTATTTTGACTGTTATTCTGGCTGTAATACACGACTTTTATGTTGGTCCAAGATCTCATCTTGCAAAAAAATTTAAGGTGGCAGCAAGGGTAATAGGAGTTTTAAATCTCATATTAGGAATATCTATAATATACCTTGCTGCAAAATTAAGAATGGGAGGATAA
- the aroD gene encoding type I 3-dehydroquinate dehydratase — MENYPLVVLPIDDKDIEKTLAIAIDKKIDMVELRIDQFSNLDIGYVVEKAKLVKKYEMGMIATVRSKSEGGSDIPDEIRMKIFEAVVEYADILDVELTSKNINRKVVELAKDEGKLSLVSYHDFEKTPENEEIQEIIDASAQLGADIIKYAFKINSIEDIRRLMCITAKNSHRKLVAIGMGELGKITRVAGFFFGSVLTYTYIGRAFAPGQIEAGKLIEELKFYGLRS, encoded by the coding sequence ATGGAAAACTATCCCCTTGTGGTTTTGCCAATTGATGATAAAGATATTGAAAAGACCCTTGCGATTGCTATTGATAAAAAAATAGACATGGTGGAGTTGAGAATAGATCAGTTTTCAAACCTTGATATTGGGTATGTTGTGGAAAAGGCAAAACTTGTCAAAAAGTATGAAATGGGAATGATAGCAACTGTTCGTTCAAAATCTGAAGGTGGAAGCGATATACCTGATGAAATCAGAATGAAAATATTTGAAGCTGTTGTTGAGTATGCAGATATACTTGATGTGGAGCTTACATCAAAAAATATAAACAGAAAGGTTGTAGAACTTGCAAAAGATGAAGGAAAGCTATCTCTTGTTTCATACCATGATTTTGAAAAAACTCCTGAAAATGAGGAAATACAGGAGATAATTGATGCATCTGCCCAGTTGGGGGCAGATATAATTAAATATGCGTTTAAGATAAACAGTATTGAAGACATCAGAAGGCTTATGTGTATCACTGCGAAAAATAGCCACAGAAAATTGGTAGCTATTGGTATGGGGGAACTTGGTAAGATAACCAGAGTGGCTGGATTTTTCTTCGGTTCTGTCTTAACTTATACCTATATTGGAAGAGCTTTCGCCCCAGGACAGATTGAGGCAGGGAAACTTATTGAAGAACTTAAATTTTACGGTTTAAGGAGTTAA
- the dksA gene encoding RNA polymerase-binding protein DksA: MQHLTKQQIEELKNILLQWKDQLVKESQESIGEPLSYEGGDEIDRADTEAGRLVMLRNLDRDRKLLKRIEYTLRKIEAGTYGICEMCGSEIPYQRLKARPVAKLCIQCKELEEENE, encoded by the coding sequence ATGCAACATCTTACAAAACAGCAGATTGAGGAGCTTAAAAATATCCTTCTCCAGTGGAAGGATCAGCTTGTGAAAGAATCTCAGGAGTCTATAGGCGAACCCCTTTCTTATGAAGGTGGAGATGAGATTGATAGAGCTGACACAGAAGCAGGAAGACTTGTAATGCTTAGAAATCTTGACAGGGATAGAAAACTGCTTAAGAGAATAGAGTACACATTAAGAAAGATAGAAGCAGGAACTTACGGGATATGTGAGATGTGCGGTTCAGAAATACCTTACCAGAGGCTAAAGGCAAGACCTGTTGCAAAACTGTGTATACAGTGTAAAGAGCTTGAAGAAGAAAATGAGTGA
- the pncA gene encoding bifunctional nicotinamidase/pyrazinamidase yields MKVRITDNDALIIVDMQNDFMPGGALPVPDGDKIIPVLNRYIQIFSDRGNPVFFTRDWHPENHISFKGHGGIWPVHCVQDTEGAKFHPDLIIPTDNKFIISKGTSKDFDAYSGFQGTVLHDLLRERGIKRLFIGGVATDYCVFNTALGGINLGYQVFVLLDGIKGVDVNKEDSERALNKLLEKGASLIDLKDIMSR; encoded by the coding sequence ATGAAGGTGAGAATAACAGATAACGATGCCCTCATAATAGTTGATATGCAAAATGATTTTATGCCGGGAGGTGCCCTTCCTGTTCCTGATGGAGATAAGATAATACCTGTTTTAAATAGATACATTCAGATATTTTCAGACAGGGGAAATCCTGTTTTTTTCACAAGGGACTGGCACCCTGAAAATCATATATCCTTTAAAGGACACGGAGGAATATGGCCTGTCCACTGTGTTCAGGATACCGAAGGTGCAAAGTTTCACCCAGATCTAATAATTCCAACAGACAACAAATTTATAATCTCAAAAGGAACATCAAAAGATTTTGACGCTTATTCTGGGTTTCAGGGGACTGTTCTGCATGATCTTCTGAGGGAAAGAGGGATAAAAAGACTGTTTATAGGCGGAGTGGCGACAGATTACTGTGTTTTTAATACGGCACTGGGAGGAATAAATTTAGGATATCAGGTTTTTGTTCTTTTAGACGGTATAAAAGGGGTTGACGTTAATAAGGAAGATTCTGAAAGGGCTTTAAACAAACTCCTTGAGAAAGGAGCATCTTTAATAGATCTAAAAGATATAATGTCCAGGTAA